Proteins found in one Eriocheir sinensis breed Jianghai 21 chromosome 14, ASM2467909v1, whole genome shotgun sequence genomic segment:
- the LOC126998463 gene encoding alkylglycerol monooxygenase-like, producing the protein MEAAARRVGTLFYLVHPNASTFQHAEEVPDYANEAVPVVIIIVILEMAVKLAMGRPYRVNEALSSASHGAIHEVGRMLVTGTMLLGYEWLYQYRLLDLAWDSLFTWLAAFVLVDFCYYWVHRANHELNILWAFHQVHHSNEDFNFATGLRISMFQKLSHFGFYQPLALVGIPLPAVLVHTSLNFVAQFWVHSSMGSLGPLEGVIATPSFHRVHHGANNWCLDKNYTSVLVLWDHLFGTYEPEREDTEIVFGLTQQPQTFNTLYHEFFYFGEVFRKARSMSTWTDSLKAVFYGPGWTPGSPRLGDPAKFPVITAPRTKYDPQIPRWQLLYIAVHLLVIALLQQQLFTRYPTASWVTVMVFLVFITCSVGVVTAMMDGWRWAGPAEGVRCTVFLLYARSLFATHVPVLDAALTLFFSLCAFFWTSHSLAHRYAAAKTQKIQ; encoded by the exons GCCGTTCCAGTGGTCATCATAATTGTCATCCTGGAGATGGCGGTCAAGCTGGCGATGGGAAGGCCGTACCGCGTCAACGAGGCGCTCTCCAGCGCGAGTCACGGCGCCATTCACGAGGTCGGCAG GATGTTGGTGACGGGAACGATGCTGCTCGGTTACGAGTGGCTGTACCAGTACCGCCTGCTGGACCTGGCCTGGGACTCTCTCTTTACCTGGCTGGCAGCTTTTGTCCTGGTCGACTTCTGCTACTACTGGGTTCACCGAGCAAACCACG AGCTAAACATCCTGTGGGCGTTTCATCAGGTCCATCATAGCAACGAGGACTTCAACTTTGCAACGGGTCTTCGCATCTCCATGTTTCAGAAACTTTCCCACTTCGGCTTCTATCAGCCCCTGGCGCTGGTGGGCATCCCCCTGCCGGCGGTGCTCGTCCACACAAGCTTAAACTTTGTGGCACAGTTTTGGGTCCACAGCAGCATGGGCAGCCTCGGACCCTTGGAGGGGGTGATTGCGACGCCGTCCTTCCACCGCGTCCATCACG GTGCCAACAACTGGTGTCTTGACAAGAATTACACCAGCGTGCTCGTTCTGTGGGACCATCTCTTCGGCACCTACGAGCCGGAGCGCGAAGACACTGAGATCGTGTTTGGCCTCACGCAGCAGCCGCAGACATTCAACACCCTCTACCACGAG TTCTTCTACTTCGGCGAGGTGTTCCGCAAGGCGCGCAGCATGTCCACCTGGACAGACTCTCTGAAAGCAGTGTTCTACGGACCCGGCTGGACCCCAGGGTCACCGCGCCTGGGGGACCCTGCCAAGTTTCCTGTCATAACAGCTCCCAGAACAAAATATGACCCTCAGATTCCCCGTTGGCAGCTGCTGTACATCGCTGTGCACCTTCTTGTAATAGCCTTGCTACAGCAGCAACTTTTCACTCGCTACCCG ACTGCCTCCTGGGTGACCGTGATGGTGTTCCTGGTCTTCATCACCTGTTCTGTGGGCGTGGTGACCGCCATGATGGACGGCTGGCGGTGGGCGGGACCAGCAGAGGGCGTTCGCTGCACCGTCTTCCTACTCTACGCTCGTTCCTTATTTGCTACGCACGTTCCTGTCCTGGACGCCGCCCTCACACTCTTCTTCAGCCTGTGTGCATTCTTCTGGACGAGTCACAGCTTGGCTCACAGATACGCCGCCGCCAAGACTCAGAAAATACAATAA